The DNA segment GCCGGAGCGGCGCAGCGTCTCGGCCGCGGCGAGACCGGCCGCCGAGGCGCCGACGACGGCGATCGGCAGGCCGGTCATGCGTGCACCTCGATCACGGCGGCGGGGCAGATGGCGGCCGCCTCGTGCACCGCGTCGTGCTGTGCGGCGGGCGGTGCGGCGTCGAGCAGCACGACCACGCCGTCCTCGTCGCGCTGGTCGAAGACCTCGGGGGCGATCAGCACGCACTGGCCGGCGGCACAGCACTTGTCGGCATCAAGGGTGATCTTCATGTCGGTGGCTCCGTGGGCTTGTTGTGGTGTGTGGGGGAAACGACCGAGCCACGGCACAGGTGCCCGGCGGGCCCCCTCCCACCGGCTCGCCCTCCCCCACCCGCCGGCCATCCCCCACGACCGGCCGGTCCCCACCCACCGACCGGCCGGCCCCCGCCCACCGATCCGCCACTACGCTGCGCCCATGCCCTCCGCCCAGGCCCCCGACCGCTTCCCCGCCGAACTGCCCGTGATCCGGCAGATGGGCCGGACCGCTTCGGGGCGGGCCTGGCTGGACCGGCTGCCAGGGATCATCCGGGAGATCGAGGAGCGCTGGGAACTGCGGCTCGGCGCCCCGTTCCACGGCGGCAGTTGCTCCTGGGTGGCGCCGGCCCGGTGTCCCGGCGGCGCGGCCGCCATGCTCAAGGTGACCTGGCCGCACCGCGAGGCCGACGGCGAGGCCCCGGCGCTGCACGCCTGGGACGGCCACGGCGCCGTACGCCTGCTGCGCCGGTGCCGTGAAAGCGGCGCCCTCCTGATCGAACGCTGCCGCCCCGGCACC comes from the Streptomyces angustmyceticus genome and includes:
- a CDS encoding ferredoxin; translation: MKITLDADKCCAAGQCVLIAPEVFDQRDEDGVVVLLDAAPPAAQHDAVHEAAAICPAAVIEVHA